From Penicillium psychrofluorescens genome assembly, chromosome: 1, one genomic window encodes:
- a CDS encoding uncharacterized protein (ID:PFLUO_002219-T1.cds;~source:funannotate) produces the protein MAIIKCTQLNGLADKADYTYGTADLVMWTNIEADVVVIASCIPTLQPLLEVILGRRAMGSYSQGTGNRYKGASKLQDDSTFDRSTRSNPVRKPNISITNVESQESQESILPSDDFQRTNNIHALGSIRRTDEIAVNYDSRPAHAYKQSW, from the exons ATGGCCATTATCAAATGCACTCAGTTAAACGGACTTGCTGATAAAGCGGACTATACCT ACGGGACTGCCGACCTCGTGATGTGGACCAA TATTGAAGCAGACGTTGTTGTAATCGCCTCATGCATTCCTACCTTGCAGCCTCTTCTCGAAGTCATCTTGGGCAGGCGTGCGATGGGTTCTTACAGCCAGGGTACCGGCAACCGTTATAAAGGAGCCAGCAAGCTCCAGGATGACTCTACCTTTGATCGGAGTACGCGGTCTAATCCGGTTCGTAAACCCAATATCAGCATTACAAATGTTGAGAGCCAAGAGAGTCAGGAGAGCATCCTGCCTTCTGATGACTTCCAGCGCACCAATAATATCCATGCCTTGGGCAGCATACGGCGCACCGATGAGATAGCAGTGAATTACGACAGCCGCCCTGCGCATGCCTACAAGCAGTCTTGGTAG
- a CDS encoding uncharacterized protein (ID:PFLUO_002218-T1.cds;~source:funannotate), translated as MYVFAAIAHAALAAGFAAADCPYLERANAATAVACPYSKHAAAAAPVDVPSPRAPAEGKNGIFYMNRIGPSGSQLWISNADGTNATRLMGGQTQPFDYHASWSQDGQWIVFTSERRGRGQSDLYRVRPDGTGLETMAATDFVEDAGVLSPDGSQVAYVSTQGNYTTNIWVKDLKTGLARNLTDTMATRSSNIWPSGHYRPSWSPDGEWLAFSSDRNTDWTGHSEGVGWEHTQSLGLYVIRADGHLFRRLHHQSGYSLGTPHWSPDGKRIIYNNMTRENTYFCHGVSEEQQAVTAQIYSMDFATGEGLIAHTFADYPKVGQQYIGNSSNIGYLIKAGPFEGINYTAPDRTHKAFNRTYLRDPSWSPDGSKLVYHIPDWTQQASELNLWSFDDDWEYRYMDVFPQHNTVANRLASTQKVLGSANGSLVTSSPLYTDLTDALDSFDVYSINNSTEVEWLKEGNSGAFQPSWNPSGTELVVGFGAWFETRAEDPAAIYRTFANGRSHTNLTNWADNNGFPSWSPDGSAIVYRKWSLETGAPLGLHILNFTTGNTDQLTWGWDNTPSWAPNGERIVFTRNNNWTSSYGARWYADRFDIYTIRPDGSELTQVTDSLANDAHAVWSKDGQIMWSSGMYGFKDESALQDNTFQPYGQIMIMDYDGADKRLLTDSLWEDSMPLYVPNEYL; from the exons ATGTACGTTTTCGCTGCGATCGCCCATGCTGCCCTAGCGGCCGGCTTTGCCGCCGCGGACTGCCCCTACCTTGAGCGTGCCAACGCCGCTACTGCGGTGGCCTGCCCCTATTCGAAACATGCAGCTGCCGCTGCCCCGGTGGATGTCCCGTCGCCACGAGCGCCGGCTGAGGGCAAGAACGGCATCTTCTACA TGAATCGTATTGGACCTTCTGGCTCGCAACTGTGGATCTCCAACGCGGATGGCACGAATGCGACCAGGCTGATGGGAGGCCAAACTCAACCGTTTGATTACCACGCCTCGTGGTCACAGGACGGCCAATGGATCGTCTTCACCAGCGAGCGCCGCGGACGGGGGCAGTCGGACTTGTACCGGGTGCGGCCAGACGGAACGGGGCTAGAGACAATGGCAGCAACGGATTTCGTCGAAGACGCTGGTGTGCTGTCTCCGGATGGGAGTCAGGTCGCGTATGTGTCGACGCAGGGCAATTACACAACCAACATTTGGGTTAAGGACCTGAAAACTGGTCTGGCGCGTAACCTGACCGATACCATGGCGACACGCAGCAGCAACATCTGGCCGTCCGGCCACTATCGCCCCTCGTGGTCCCCCGATGGCGAGTGGCTCGCTTTCAGCTCGGACCGCAACACTGACTGGACTGGTCACAGCGAGGGCGTTGGCTGGGAGCACACGCAGAGCCTAGGTCTATACGTGATCCGCGCGGACGGCCACCTCTTTCGCAGATTACACCACCAGAGCGGCTATTCGCTGGGCACCCCCCATTGGTCGCCAGATGGGAAACGTATCATCTATAACAATATGACAAGAGAGAACACATACTTTTGTCACGGCGTCtccgaggagcagcaggccgTCACTGCGCAGATCTATAGCATGGACTTCGCTACGGGCGAGGGTCTCATCGCCCACACTTTCGCTGACTATCCCAAGGTCGGCCAGCAATACATCGGCAACTCGAGTAACATAGGCTACTTGATCAAGGCCGGGCCATTCGAGGGGATCAACTACACCGCCCCCGATAGAACGCACAAGGCATTTAACCGGACTTACCTGCGTGACCCTTCATGGTCGCCAGATGGGTCCAAACTCGTGTACCATATCCCCGACTGGACGCAGCAGGCCAGCGAGCTGAACCTGTGGAGCTTCGACGACGACTGGGAATACCGCTACATGGACGTCTTCCCTCAGCATAATACCGTCGCGAACCGTCTCGCGTCTACACAGAAAGTGCTGGGAAGCGCCAACGGTTCTCTGGTGACCTCATCGCCCCTGTACACGGACCTGACAGACGCGCTCGACTCGTTTGACGTCTACTCTATCAACAATTCCACGGAAGTCGAATGGCTCAAAGAGGGTAACTCGGGCGCATTCCAGCCCTCATGGAACCCATCCGGCACcgagctcgtcgtcggcTTTGGCGCCTGGTTCGAGACGCGTGCCGAGGATCCGGCCGCCATCTACCGCACTTTCGCCAATGGCAGATCCCACACCAACTTGACTAATTGGGCCGACAACAATGGCTTCCCCTCCTGGTCCCCTGATGGGTCGGCCATCGTCTACCGCAAATGGAGTCTAGAGACCGGCGCGCCCCTGGGCCTGCACATCCTCAACTTCACCACCGGGAATACTGATCAACTCACCTGGGGCTGGGACAACACTCCTAGCTGGGCGCCGAACGGCGAGCGCATTGTCTTCACCCGTAACAACAACTGGACCAGCTCTTACGGCGCTCGCTGGTACGCAGACCGCTTTGACATCTACACCATTCGCCCCGACGGCTCCGAGCTGACGCAAGTGACGGACAGCCTGGCCAACGACGCTCA TGCGGTGTGGTCAAAGGACGGCCAGATCATGTGGAGTAGCGGCATGTACGGGTTCAAAGACGAGAGCGCACTTCAAGACAACACTTTCCAGCCCTACGGCcagatcatgatcatggacTACGACGGCGCTGACAAGAGGCTGCTCACAGATAGCCTCTGGGAGGACTCGATGCCTCTTTACGTGCCCAACGAGTACCTTTAG
- a CDS encoding uncharacterized protein (ID:PFLUO_002220-T1.cds;~source:funannotate), giving the protein MSAYHQGRPSWMDVGFYDVPGLSQAVENESDVLLVDMGGSLGHDVSEFCRKWPDAKGRLVLQDLPEVASQARQQSLHKSIDVMDHDFFTEQPVKGARAYYMHSILHDWADENGLRILKNIVPAMKRGYSKVLINENVIPDTNAYWETTSLDIIMMADFASTERTAAHWHKLVELAGLKITKIWTAQRGVESLMECELA; this is encoded by the exons ATGAGCGCGTACCACCAGGGCCGTCCTAGTTGGATGGATGTCGGGTTTTATGACGTGCCCGGTCTTTCTCAAGCAGTGGAAAATGAGTCAGACGTGCTTTTGGTGGATATGGGTGGTAGCTTGGGCCATGATGTGTCGGAGTTCTGTCGTAAATGGCCCGATGCCAAGGGCCGTCTGGTTCTTCAGGACCTGCCAGAAGTCGCTAGTCAGGCTAGACAGCAGTCCTTGCACAAATCGATTGATGTTATGGATCATGACTTCTTTACAGAGCAACCGGTCAAGG GAGCTCGTGCGTATTATATGCATTCTATCCTCCACGACTGGGCTGACGAAAACGGCCTGAGAATTCTCAAGAACATTGTACCTGCTATGAAGCGGGGGTACAGCAAAGTTCTGATCAATGAGAACGTGATTCCGGACACTAATGCCTACTGGGAAACCACCAGCTTGGACATTATCATGATGGCTGACTTTGCTTCGACAGAACGCACTGCAGCCCACTGGCACAAGCTTGTGGAGTTGGCTGGCTTGAAAATCACCAAGATCTGGACTGCTCAGCGCGGTGTTGAGAGCCTGATGGAGTGTGAGCTCGCCTGA
- a CDS encoding uncharacterized protein (ID:PFLUO_002217-T1.cds;~source:funannotate), which translates to MSTIDILTAIDDTWTSQQPNTQVDLLKSDNGSLIFSLGGKSSYTWAENSDMAAWGLVNLAADTNTANKVTFQAGSANDIATRFKENGTLNDEYASYQSGDLVALAYHISTPRSKSSSTSVTFAIGLEQDNAFNWLGEPQTGYYQATISGTENVVDHFFADAFTADAEGIVLDKRITDIGAEISSNYSDILESTIRQIWGGFQILIPQASKDTTMAKAWMKEISTDGNVQTVADLLPKSFPVFYTLAPDYMRLLLKPLMEYSLVWPAEFGFHDLGKHYPNATGETVATEEALIVDQTSVLLWMAYAYQRASKNTEWVKPYISALTKFADYLVNNGLYPAKQMSSTDSITPTANQTILAMYAAIGLTSFGALTEQSNYTAIGKNFTSVILKLGTDSNDTHIIAHYGDPDTSWISTYPFAFDKMLGLNTFNETTYEMQSIWYEGQLHPYGIPFYSGVDYTVAEFMAWCAATSSQSVSEALINGIYAFLADGMNNVPGPTVWYVTGSQSGEWDSSIAKSTCGSYFMPLAVNMHQKA; encoded by the exons ATGTCAACCATCGATATCCTGACTGCCATTGATGATACCTGGACATCCCAGCAACCGAACACCCAGGTCGACTTACTCAAAAGCGATAATGGTTCGCTCATATTTTCTCTGGGAGGCAAGAGCTCTTACACATGGGCGGAAAACAGCGACATGGCTGCATGGGGGCTGGTTAACCTGGCTGCGGACACAAACACAGCTAATAAGGTCACCTTTCAGGCGGGCAGTGCCAATGATATCGCAACCCGGTTCAAAGAAAATGGCACCTTGAATGACGAGTATGCTAGTTACCAATCTGGTGACCTAGTTGCTCTTGCGTACCATATAAGTACCCCGAGGTCGAAgtcatcatcgacatcaGTCACGTTTGCCATCGGCCTAGAACAAGACAATGCGTTCAACTGGCTTGGCGAACCACAGACTGGATACTATCAAGCGACAATCAGTGGCACTGAAAACGTCGTGGATCATTTCTTCGCTGATGCATTTACTGCTGATGCGGAGGGAATTGTACTGGATAAAAGAATCACGGACATTGGAGCTGAAATATCGTCCAACTATTCAGATATACTGGAGTCGACAATTCGGCAGAT CTGGGGCGGGTTCCAGATCCTCATACCACAGGCTAGCAAAGATACGACCATGGCAAAAGCCTGGATGAAAGAGATATCTACCGATGGAAACGTACAGACGGTGGCTGATCTTTTACCGAAATCCTTCCCGGTATTCTATACGCTCGCCCCTGATTACATGCGACTACTTCTCAAACCACTGATGGAGTACTCATTGGTATGGCCGGCCGAATTTGGTTTTCATGATCTCGGAAAAC ATTATCCCAATGCAACCGGTGAGACGGTTGCCACGGAAGAGGCCCTCATAGTAGACCAAACATCTGTGCTACTCTGGATGGCTTACGCATACCAACGAGCTTCCAAAAACACAGAGTGGGTGAAGCCCTATATCTCGGCACTGACAAAGTTCGCCGACTATTTGGTCAACAATGGATTATATCCTGCCAAACAAATGTCTTCGACTGATAGCATTACTCCAACAGCGAATCAAACAATATTGGCAATGTACGCGGCTATTGGACTCACTTCCTTCGGTGCCCTCACGGAGCAATCTAACTACACTGCAATTGGGAAGAACTTTACGTCTGTAATTCTAAAGCTAGGAACGGACTCCAACGACACCCACATCATCGCTCACTACGGTGACCCGGATACCTCATGGATCAGCACATATCCCTTTGCTTTCGACAAAATGCTAGGGCTAAACACTTTCAATGAAACGACCTATGAGATGCAGTCAATATGGTATGAAGGCCAGCTACACCCTTATGGGATTCCTTTCTACTCCGGTGTCGATTATACGGTAGCTGAATTTATGGCGTGGTGTGCGGCAACTTCGTCTCAAAGTGTGAGCGAAGCCCTCATAAACGGCATCTACGCTTTTCTGGCAGATGGAATGAACAACGTACCCGGACCAACAGTGTGGTATGTTACCGGTTCACAGTCCGGCGAATGGGATTCGAGCATTGCTAAGTCGACTTGTGGATCTTACTTCATGCCACTAGCTGTCAACATGCATCAAAAAGCCTAA